In Carya illinoinensis cultivar Pawnee chromosome 7, C.illinoinensisPawnee_v1, whole genome shotgun sequence, the following are encoded in one genomic region:
- the LOC122316846 gene encoding thaumatin-like protein 1, whose product MDLSVSCFSSLYISLAVLIAFYRGISGATFTMINRCDYTVWPGIQPSAGSAKLDSTGFELGPGGSRNFQAPPNWSGRFWGRTGCTFDPNLGQGSCVTGDCGSKQMECNGAGANPPATLAEFTIGSGSTQDFYDVSLVDGYNVPMIVDVIGGSGTCLSTGCVTDLNQQCPKELRTGDGAACKSACEAFGSPEYCCNGAYGSPTTCKPSIYSEMFKAACPRSYSYAYDDATSTFTCTGADYTITFCPSGASKKSARDASPTTSTTNGSGTESQPQKVPKELVNSPSSWFPDFFTGDSSKIQSCSASVIASLASFLCLFFILS is encoded by the exons ATGGATCTCAGCGTGTCCTGCTTTTCTTCTCTGTACATCAGCCTCGCAGTTTTGATTGCATTTTATAGAg GCATTTCAGGGGCTACATTTACGATGATAAACAGGTGTGACTACACAGTATGGCCCGGGATTCAACCCAGTGCCGGTAGCGCCAAATTAGACAGCACCGGCTTCGAACTCGGGCCAGGCGGTTCCCGGAACTTCCAGGCCCCGCCGAACTGGTCCGGAAGATTCTGGGGTAGAACCGGCTGTACCTTCGACCCAAACCTCGGTCAAGGAAGCTGCGTCACCGGTGACTGTGGTTCCAAGCAGATGGAATGCAACGGTGCCGGAGCGAACCCGCCAGCAACTCTGGCGGAGTTCACGATCGGGTCCGGCAGTACACAGGACTTCTACGACGTAAGCCTAGTTGACGGATACAACGTACCCATGATCGTCGACGTAATCGGTGGGTCGGGGACATGCTTGTCAACCGGGTGCGTAACGGACTTGAACCAGCAGTGCCCGAAAGAATTGCGGACTGGGGACGGTGCGGCGTGTAAGAGTGCATGCGAGGCATTTGGGAGCCCCGAGTACTGCTGCAATGGGGCATATGGTTCACCGACCACTTGTAAGCCGTCGATTTACTCGGAGATGTTTAAAGCCGCATGTCCGAGATCGTATAGTTACGCCTACGATGATGCCACGAGTACTTTTACGTGTACAGGAGCAGATTATACAATCACATTCTGCCCTTCGGGAGCAAG TAAAAAATCTGCTCGAGATGCTTCTCCAACCACAAGCACAACAAATGGCTCCGGAACCGAGTCACAGCCACAGAAGGTGCCAAAAGAGCTGGTCAACAGTCCCTCATCATGGTTTCCAGACTTTTTCACCGGGGACTCATCCAAGATTCAATCTTGTTCTGCTTCAGTGATCGCTTCTCTGGCATCGTTTCTATgcctctttttcattttatcttaa